One Streptomyces sp. ML-6 genomic region harbors:
- a CDS encoding ATP-binding protein, whose product MPAATTRAPGSRTADPDEPPQRRLYRSADGRMLGGVARGLAGHIGLPVAWVRFVFLGLFFADGLGALLYAVFWIVVPLGVGGVEPPRPLFETAPDGTRRLRKPDKGQVFALIALLIGAMIFVGNVDMGSKANRYIWPTLLIGAGSVLVWRQADNARRARWMEVGSRRRVLHLARGFAGVALVGLGLAVFMVVRGSAAQLGNVLTAAIAVLTGIALLAGPYLVRMTQDLSEERTMRIRAQERAEVAAHVHDSVLHTLTLIQRNAEDAGEVRRLARAQERELRNWLYNPEGTGKDEDDEPETLAEAVKRAAAEVEDKHGVPLEVVVVGDCPLDEKLVAQMQAAREAMVNAAKYGGEGGAVQVYAEVEGRTVFVSVRDRGPGFDLDSVPGDRMGVRESIIGRMQRNGGTARLRSVPDGGTEVELEMERASDDQDH is encoded by the coding sequence ATGCCAGCCGCCACGACCCGAGCCCCGGGCTCCCGCACCGCCGACCCGGACGAGCCGCCGCAGCGGCGGCTGTACCGCAGCGCGGACGGACGGATGCTCGGCGGTGTCGCGCGCGGCCTCGCCGGGCACATAGGGCTGCCGGTCGCCTGGGTGCGGTTCGTCTTCCTCGGCCTGTTCTTCGCGGACGGCCTCGGCGCCCTGCTCTACGCCGTGTTCTGGATCGTCGTCCCGCTCGGCGTCGGCGGCGTCGAACCGCCGCGCCCGCTCTTCGAGACCGCCCCGGACGGCACCCGCCGGCTCCGCAAACCCGACAAGGGCCAGGTCTTCGCCCTGATCGCGCTGCTCATCGGCGCCATGATCTTCGTCGGCAACGTCGACATGGGCAGCAAGGCCAACCGCTACATCTGGCCGACGCTGCTGATCGGCGCCGGTTCCGTACTGGTGTGGCGGCAGGCCGACAACGCCCGGCGCGCCCGCTGGATGGAGGTCGGCAGCCGCCGCCGGGTGCTGCACCTGGCCCGAGGTTTCGCCGGGGTCGCCCTGGTCGGCCTCGGACTGGCCGTCTTCATGGTGGTGCGCGGCTCCGCGGCCCAGCTCGGCAACGTCCTGACGGCGGCGATAGCCGTGCTCACCGGCATCGCGCTGCTGGCCGGCCCCTACCTCGTGCGCATGACCCAGGACCTGTCCGAGGAGCGCACCATGCGCATCAGGGCCCAGGAACGCGCCGAGGTGGCCGCCCACGTGCACGACTCGGTGCTGCACACCCTCACCCTGATCCAGCGCAACGCGGAGGACGCCGGAGAGGTCCGCAGGCTGGCCCGCGCCCAGGAACGCGAACTGCGCAACTGGCTGTACAACCCCGAGGGCACCGGCAAGGACGAGGACGACGAACCCGAGACCCTCGCCGAGGCCGTCAAGCGCGCCGCCGCCGAGGTCGAGGACAAGCACGGCGTCCCGCTGGAGGTGGTCGTCGTCGGCGACTGCCCGCTGGACGAGAAGCTGGTCGCACAGATGCAGGCCGCGCGCGAGGCGATGGTCAACGCCGCCAAGTACGGTGGCGAGGGCGGCGCCGTGCAGGTGTACGCGGAGGTCGAGGGCCGTACGGTCTTCGTGTCGGTGCGCGACCGGGGCCCGGGGTTCGACCTGGACTCCGTACCGGGGGACAGAATGGGCGTACGAGAATCGATCATCGGCCGGATGCAGCGCAACGGCGGCACGGCACGGCTGCGTTCGGTGCCCGACGGGGGCACGGAGGTCGAGCTGGAGATGGAGAGGGCGAGCGATGACCAGGACCACTGA
- a CDS encoding Uma2 family endonuclease encodes MSAAPEYELDEKYNYPVPPPEGWTADDLDRLPNLPRRTELIDGSLVFMSPQTRFHMRTMRLLENSLLEQAPDDLDVFREFSVRLDSRNRPEPDVLVVPLGADTGPKQTSLRPEDVILVVEVVSEESADRDREVKPRKYAAAGVVHFWRVEAGADGLPIVYVYELDPALKAYTPTGIHHNKLKLDVPFPLEIDLTAIDRRR; translated from the coding sequence ATGAGTGCCGCACCCGAATACGAGCTGGACGAGAAGTACAACTACCCCGTTCCTCCGCCCGAGGGCTGGACCGCGGATGATCTCGACCGGCTTCCGAATCTGCCGCGGCGCACTGAGCTGATCGATGGGAGTCTCGTCTTCATGAGTCCGCAGACCAGGTTTCACATGCGGACCATGCGTCTGCTGGAGAATTCTCTCCTTGAACAGGCGCCGGACGATCTCGATGTCTTTCGTGAATTCAGCGTCAGGCTGGACAGTCGGAACCGGCCGGAGCCGGACGTACTCGTGGTTCCACTGGGGGCGGACACCGGTCCCAAACAGACGTCGCTCCGGCCGGAGGACGTCATTTTGGTGGTGGAGGTCGTCTCTGAGGAATCAGCGGACAGGGATCGGGAGGTCAAGCCCCGGAAGTACGCGGCTGCCGGAGTCGTGCACTTCTGGAGGGTGGAGGCGGGCGCGGACGGTCTGCCCATCGTGTACGTGTACGAGCTCGACCCGGCACTGAAGGCGTACACGCCGACCGGCATTCACCACAACAAGCTGAAGTTGGACGTCCCCTTCCCTCTGGAAATCGACCTCACCGCGATCGATCGGCGGCGGTGA
- a CDS encoding class II aldolase/adducin family protein yields MSEPAPASASAPASTPASVPAPAPIPVDRLHFAMPPVHTSAADERAHRKERLAGALRLFGEYGYEDGVSGHITARDPEFTDCFWVNPFGMPFEGLGPDELIMVNGEGQVVEGRHHVNQAAFAVHAQVHRARPDVVAVAHTHSVHGRALAALGELVEPITQESCAFYEDHVLYDAYTGVVVDEDEGRRIAAALGGHKAIVLRNHGLLTVGDSVDAAAWWFIALDRSCQVQLAARAAGKPVVIGHRDAVATREQLGSDLVAWINYQPLWRRISRTF; encoded by the coding sequence ATGTCCGAACCCGCCCCCGCGTCCGCCTCCGCCCCCGCGTCCACACCCGCGTCCGTCCCCGCCCCCGCGCCCATACCCGTGGACCGGCTCCACTTCGCGATGCCGCCCGTCCACACGTCCGCGGCCGACGAGCGCGCGCACCGCAAGGAACGGCTGGCCGGGGCGTTGCGGCTGTTCGGGGAGTACGGGTACGAGGACGGCGTGTCCGGCCACATCACCGCGCGGGACCCGGAGTTCACCGACTGCTTCTGGGTCAACCCCTTCGGGATGCCCTTCGAGGGGCTCGGGCCGGACGAGCTGATCATGGTCAACGGCGAGGGGCAGGTCGTCGAGGGCCGCCACCACGTCAACCAGGCCGCGTTCGCCGTGCACGCCCAGGTGCACCGGGCCCGTCCGGACGTCGTCGCCGTCGCCCACACCCACTCCGTGCACGGGCGGGCCCTGGCCGCGCTCGGCGAACTCGTCGAACCGATCACCCAGGAGTCCTGCGCCTTCTACGAGGACCACGTCCTGTACGACGCCTACACCGGCGTCGTCGTCGACGAGGACGAGGGACGCCGGATCGCCGCCGCGCTCGGCGGGCACAAGGCGATCGTGCTGCGCAACCACGGGCTGCTGACCGTGGGCGACTCGGTGGACGCGGCCGCGTGGTGGTTCATCGCGCTGGACCGCTCGTGCCAGGTGCAACTCGCCGCACGGGCGGCCGGGAAGCCGGTGGTGATCGGGCACCGGGACGCCGTCGCCACCCGGGAACAGCTGGGCAGCGACCTGGTGGCGTGGATCAACTACCAGCCCCTGTGGCGCCGGATCAGTCGCACATTCTGA
- a CDS encoding GNAT family N-acetyltransferase — protein MPMDVDVQTHARTLALRSPDHLRVGPFTVRYNPDWSIKYANYAIPDQDAEPTPGELDALVAAFRAHDRLPRLEFLTGWAPAVEPALLAAGFTVENRAPVLACAPGDLRAPKPVEALTITEPATDAELAAAALVQHHGYGGTGEPEDGTERWLRTAVEDGGVAALATVDGTPAGAGGCSVPVDGLTELAGLAVADAFRRRGIGAALSAHLTATAFERGCRVVWLEPGDADVERIYAGIGYRRIGEKLNISLDPAA, from the coding sequence ATGCCCATGGACGTCGATGTCCAGACCCATGCCCGTACCCTCGCCCTGCGCTCCCCCGACCATCTCCGGGTCGGGCCGTTCACCGTGCGGTACAACCCCGACTGGTCCATCAAGTACGCCAATTACGCCATACCCGACCAGGACGCCGAACCGACGCCCGGGGAACTCGACGCCCTGGTCGCGGCGTTCCGCGCGCACGACCGGCTGCCGCGGCTGGAGTTCCTGACCGGCTGGGCGCCCGCGGTCGAACCCGCGCTGCTCGCCGCCGGGTTCACCGTCGAGAACCGGGCTCCGGTCCTGGCCTGCGCCCCCGGCGACCTGCGTGCCCCGAAGCCGGTGGAGGCCCTCACGATCACCGAACCGGCCACCGACGCGGAGCTCGCCGCCGCCGCGCTCGTCCAGCACCACGGGTACGGCGGGACGGGCGAGCCCGAGGACGGCACGGAACGGTGGCTGCGCACGGCGGTCGAGGACGGCGGGGTCGCGGCCCTCGCCACCGTCGACGGCACACCGGCGGGCGCGGGCGGCTGCTCGGTCCCCGTCGACGGCCTCACCGAACTGGCCGGACTCGCCGTCGCCGACGCGTTCCGGCGCCGGGGCATCGGCGCCGCGCTCTCCGCCCACCTCACCGCGACCGCCTTCGAGCGCGGCTGCCGGGTGGTCTGGCTGGAGCCGGGCGACGCCGACGTCGAGCGGATCTACGCGGGCATCGGCTACCGCCGGATCGGCGAGAAGCTGAACATCTCGCTCGACCCGGCAGCCTGA
- a CDS encoding C40 family peptidase, which yields MAAHRKPKQRPFSGSAARTAAGLALTGAATAVVLPGSAHADPGLTPAQVKAEVDRLYHDAEVATEKYNGAKEKATAATEELNALRDEAARRTERLNTARDELGSYAAAQYRAGGISPSVQLALSSDPDQYLERAAFVDRVGDRRAAALDRVRKQVARIAEVRSRADEKLTVLAARQAELKKQRATIRAKLADAQRLLARLSPPERAAYEESGHGGSGGTDAAARAGRAAARGPVRAPNARAAAAVAFAYGAIGKPYVWGSTGPSSFDCSGLTQAAWRSAGVSLPRTTYTQINAGQRIPRSQLAPGDLVFFYSGISHVGLYIGNGQMIHAPRTGSTVRIAPIDQMPFAGATRVA from the coding sequence GTGGCAGCGCATCGAAAACCCAAGCAGCGCCCGTTCTCCGGCTCTGCTGCCCGCACCGCGGCCGGTCTCGCCCTCACCGGGGCCGCCACCGCCGTCGTGCTGCCGGGATCGGCCCACGCCGACCCCGGCCTCACCCCCGCCCAGGTCAAGGCCGAGGTGGACCGGCTGTACCACGACGCGGAGGTCGCCACCGAGAAGTACAACGGCGCGAAGGAGAAGGCGACCGCCGCGACCGAGGAGCTGAACGCCCTGCGCGACGAGGCCGCCCGCCGGACCGAGCGCCTCAACACCGCGCGCGACGAGCTGGGCTCGTACGCCGCCGCGCAGTACCGGGCCGGCGGCATCAGCCCGTCCGTGCAGCTGGCGCTCTCCTCCGACCCCGACCAGTACCTGGAACGCGCGGCGTTCGTGGACCGGGTCGGCGACCGCCGGGCCGCCGCGCTCGACCGGGTCCGCAAGCAGGTTGCCCGGATCGCCGAGGTGCGCTCGCGGGCCGACGAGAAGCTGACCGTGCTGGCCGCCCGCCAGGCCGAGCTGAAGAAGCAGAGGGCCACGATCAGGGCCAAGCTGGCCGACGCGCAGCGGCTCCTCGCCCGGCTGAGCCCGCCCGAACGCGCCGCGTACGAGGAGTCCGGCCACGGCGGGTCCGGCGGTACGGACGCCGCGGCCCGGGCCGGCCGCGCCGCCGCGCGCGGCCCCGTCCGGGCCCCGAACGCCCGCGCCGCCGCGGCCGTCGCGTTCGCCTACGGGGCGATCGGCAAGCCGTACGTCTGGGGCTCGACCGGCCCCTCCTCGTTCGACTGCTCCGGGCTCACCCAGGCCGCCTGGCGCTCCGCCGGAGTCTCCCTCCCCCGGACCACGTACACCCAGATCAACGCCGGACAACGCATCCCGCGCTCCCAACTCGCCCCGGGCGACCTGGTGTTCTTCTACTCCGGGATCAGCCACGTCGGGCTGTACATCGGCAACGGGCAGATGATCCACGCGCCGCGCACGGGCTCGACGGTCCGGATCGCGCCGATCGACCAGATGCCCTTCGCCGGGGCGACACGCGTGGCATAG
- the guaA gene encoding glutamine-hydrolyzing GMP synthase, with protein sequence MPAAPPAAADSTTDVVLVVDFGAQYAQLIARRVREARVYSEIVPSTMPVAEMLAKNPRAIILSGGPSSVYAEGAPSLDRALFEAGVPVFGMCYGFQLMATTLGGTVDDNGAREYGRTPLTVTKAGSTLFEGTPAEQSVWMSHGDACSAAPEGFTVTASTDVVPVAAFENDEKKLYGVQYHPEVLHSTHGQQVLEHFLYRGAGIEPNWTTGNVIEEQVEAIRAQVGDKRAICGLSGGVDSAVAAALVQKAIGSQLTCVYVDHGLMRKGETEQVEKDFVAATGANLKVVDASERFLKALAGVSDPETKRKIIGREFIRVFEQAQLEILQEDGPEVAFLVQGTLYPDIVESGGGTGTANIKSHHNVGGLPDDIEFQLVEPLRQLFKDEVRMVGQELGLPEEIVQRQPFPGPGLGIRIVGEVTEERLDLLREADAIAREELTAAGLDRDIWQCPVVLLADVRSVGVQGDGRTYGHPIVLRPVSSEDAMTADWSRLPYETLAKISTRITNEVADVNRVVLDVTSKPPGTIEWE encoded by the coding sequence GTGCCAGCAGCACCCCCCGCCGCCGCCGACAGCACCACCGACGTGGTCCTGGTCGTCGACTTCGGCGCGCAGTACGCCCAGCTCATCGCCCGACGCGTCCGTGAGGCCCGGGTTTACAGCGAGATCGTCCCGTCCACCATGCCGGTGGCCGAGATGCTGGCCAAGAACCCCAGGGCGATCATCCTGTCCGGCGGCCCCTCCTCGGTGTACGCGGAGGGCGCGCCCTCCCTCGACCGCGCGCTGTTCGAGGCCGGGGTGCCGGTCTTCGGCATGTGCTACGGCTTCCAGCTGATGGCCACCACGCTCGGCGGCACGGTCGACGACAACGGGGCCCGCGAGTACGGCCGCACGCCGCTCACGGTCACCAAGGCCGGCTCCACGCTCTTCGAGGGCACCCCCGCCGAGCAGTCGGTCTGGATGTCCCACGGCGACGCCTGCTCCGCCGCCCCCGAGGGCTTCACCGTCACCGCGTCCACCGACGTCGTACCGGTCGCCGCCTTCGAGAACGACGAGAAGAAGCTCTACGGCGTCCAGTACCACCCCGAGGTCCTGCACTCCACGCACGGCCAGCAGGTCCTGGAGCACTTCCTCTACCGCGGCGCCGGCATCGAGCCGAACTGGACCACGGGCAACGTGATCGAGGAGCAGGTCGAGGCGATCCGCGCCCAGGTCGGCGACAAGCGCGCGATCTGCGGCCTGTCCGGCGGCGTCGACTCCGCCGTGGCCGCCGCCCTGGTCCAGAAGGCCATCGGCTCCCAGCTGACCTGCGTCTACGTCGACCACGGCCTGATGCGCAAGGGCGAGACCGAGCAGGTCGAGAAGGACTTCGTGGCCGCCACCGGCGCCAACCTGAAGGTCGTCGACGCCAGCGAGCGCTTCCTGAAGGCCCTCGCCGGGGTCTCCGACCCGGAGACCAAGCGCAAGATCATCGGCCGCGAGTTCATCCGCGTCTTCGAGCAGGCCCAGCTGGAGATCCTCCAGGAGGACGGCCCCGAGGTCGCGTTCCTCGTCCAGGGCACGCTCTACCCGGACATCGTCGAGTCCGGCGGCGGCACCGGCACCGCCAACATCAAGTCGCACCACAACGTCGGCGGCCTCCCCGACGACATCGAGTTCCAGCTCGTCGAGCCGCTGCGCCAGCTGTTCAAGGACGAGGTCCGGATGGTCGGCCAGGAGCTCGGTCTGCCCGAGGAGATCGTCCAGCGCCAGCCGTTCCCCGGCCCCGGCCTGGGCATCCGCATCGTCGGCGAGGTCACCGAGGAGCGGCTCGACCTGCTCCGCGAGGCCGACGCCATCGCCCGCGAGGAACTGACCGCGGCCGGCCTGGACCGCGACATCTGGCAGTGCCCGGTGGTCCTGCTCGCCGACGTCCGCTCGGTCGGCGTCCAGGGCGACGGCCGCACCTACGGCCACCCGATCGTCCTGCGCCCGGTCTCCTCCGAGGACGCCATGACGGCCGACTGGTCGCGCCTGCCCTACGAGACGCTCGCCAAGATCTCGACCCGCATCACCAACGAGGTCGCCGACGTCAACCGCGTCGTGCTCGACGTGACGAGCAAGCCGCCGGGCACCATCGAGTGGGAGTAA
- a CDS encoding response regulator transcription factor, whose product MTRTTEPGGGPERRVRVVLVDDHRMFRTGVQAEIGRTEETGVEVVGEAADVDQAVTVITATRPEVVLLDVHLPGGGGVEVLRRCAPLMGAAENPVRFLALSVSDAAEDVIGVIRGGARGYVTKTITGTDLIDSVFRVQEGDAVFSPRLAGFVLDAFASTDAPPVDEDLDRLTQREREVLRLIARGYAYKEIAKQLFISVKTVESHVSAVLRKLQLSNRHELTRWATARRLV is encoded by the coding sequence ATGACCAGGACCACTGAACCGGGCGGGGGCCCGGAGCGCCGGGTACGGGTCGTGCTCGTCGACGACCACCGGATGTTCCGCACCGGAGTCCAGGCCGAGATCGGCCGCACCGAGGAGACCGGCGTCGAGGTCGTCGGCGAGGCCGCGGACGTCGACCAGGCGGTCACCGTCATCACGGCGACGCGCCCCGAGGTCGTCCTCCTCGACGTGCACCTGCCCGGGGGCGGCGGCGTCGAGGTGCTGCGCCGCTGCGCCCCGTTGATGGGCGCGGCGGAGAACCCGGTGCGGTTCCTGGCGCTGTCCGTCTCGGACGCCGCCGAGGACGTCATCGGCGTCATCCGGGGCGGCGCCCGCGGCTATGTCACCAAGACCATCACCGGCACCGACCTGATCGACTCGGTCTTCCGGGTCCAGGAGGGCGACGCGGTGTTCTCGCCCCGGCTGGCCGGCTTCGTCCTCGACGCCTTCGCCTCCACGGACGCGCCGCCGGTCGACGAGGACCTGGACCGGCTGACCCAGCGCGAGCGCGAGGTGCTGCGGCTGATCGCCCGCGGCTACGCGTACAAGGAGATCGCCAAGCAGCTGTTCATCTCGGTGAAGACGGTCGAGTCGCACGTCTCGGCGGTGCTGCGCAAGCTCCAGCTGTCGAACCGGCACGAGCTGACCCGGTGGGCCACGGCCCGACGGCTGGTCTGA
- a CDS encoding DoxX family membrane protein: protein MRDHGLYVRGTGGPNGWNGLNGAGRANGIGELARRHALLPLRIFLGVTFVYAGLDKLTDSSFFHASGPGSLGETLHAVRDSSAIPALVDLALKSPGGFGYAIAVGELLVGLGTLLGLWARIAALGGALISLSLWLTVSWQADPYYLGNDLAYLAAWLPLLLAGAPTFSADALLASRRRRIM, encoded by the coding sequence ATGCGGGATCACGGCTTGTACGTACGCGGTACGGGCGGCCCGAACGGATGGAACGGGCTGAACGGAGCGGGCAGGGCGAACGGGATCGGGGAACTGGCGCGGCGGCACGCCCTGCTGCCGTTGCGGATCTTCCTCGGCGTCACCTTCGTCTACGCCGGGCTCGACAAGCTGACGGACAGTTCGTTCTTCCACGCGAGCGGGCCGGGCTCCCTCGGCGAGACCCTGCACGCGGTGCGCGACTCGTCCGCGATCCCGGCCCTGGTCGACCTCGCGCTGAAGAGCCCCGGCGGCTTCGGGTACGCCATCGCCGTCGGGGAACTCCTCGTCGGCCTCGGCACCCTCCTCGGGCTGTGGGCCCGGATCGCCGCGCTCGGCGGGGCGCTGATCTCGCTGAGCCTGTGGCTGACCGTCAGCTGGCAGGCCGATCCGTACTACCTGGGCAACGACCTGGCCTATCTCGCGGCCTGGCTGCCGCTGCTCCTGGCCGGGGCACCCACGTTCTCGGCGGACGCCCTCCTCGCGTCGCGGCGACGGCGGATCATGTAG
- a CDS encoding PspC domain-containing protein — protein sequence MTVPQDAAPGVAQPPEPAPQLRRSPRHKVVAGVCGGLGRYCDVDPVIFRIVLGVLSVTGGIGLIFYGFAWLLIPADGEEENEARRLLSGRVEGASLIAVLLALIGCGLFLSMLNNGGTLAFSAMLSLAVVGFAVWTQQRRTVAPADPLHPTAAQAVADAPPEVKAPPSPGSPSWWRDPIVKDGTTGPVSLGYLWGPADALPPDGPGGPGGPEAPGGPGRPYRSPQPAWGSPDNPFRVPRREPGTRGPVPIGGLVFLFALIAGGLGTGLSWDSHPLGTSLQFGLAAALAVFGLGILVSSFLGRTGFGTVMLAMITAVLLAGASALPKEISTQWMRESWRPTSASAVRPDYHLGTGVARLDLTGVTVPRGDTVTTKVDVGAGRVVVVVPEEVTVEVAARANLGDISLPDSRPADAPAEQQIDVNIRPSQNEHRTLPPAPGSKPAGTVELTLEVGIGQVEVTRAAS from the coding sequence ATGACCGTTCCCCAGGACGCCGCCCCCGGTGTCGCCCAGCCCCCCGAACCGGCTCCGCAGCTGCGGCGCAGCCCTCGGCACAAGGTCGTGGCCGGGGTGTGCGGCGGACTCGGCCGCTACTGCGACGTCGATCCGGTCATCTTCCGGATCGTGCTCGGCGTGCTGTCGGTGACCGGCGGCATCGGGCTGATCTTCTACGGCTTCGCCTGGCTGCTGATCCCCGCGGACGGCGAGGAGGAGAACGAGGCGCGCCGGCTGCTGTCCGGCCGGGTGGAGGGCGCGTCGCTGATCGCGGTGCTCCTCGCGCTGATCGGCTGCGGGCTGTTCCTCTCCATGCTGAACAACGGCGGGACGCTGGCGTTCTCCGCGATGCTGTCGCTCGCGGTCGTGGGCTTCGCCGTGTGGACGCAGCAGCGCAGGACGGTGGCGCCCGCGGACCCGCTGCACCCGACGGCCGCGCAGGCGGTGGCCGACGCGCCCCCCGAGGTGAAGGCGCCGCCGTCGCCGGGCAGCCCGTCGTGGTGGCGCGACCCGATCGTCAAGGACGGCACGACGGGGCCGGTGAGCCTCGGCTATCTGTGGGGCCCGGCCGACGCGCTGCCCCCGGACGGGCCGGGCGGACCCGGTGGACCGGAGGCGCCGGGCGGACCGGGCAGGCCGTACCGGTCGCCCCAGCCCGCGTGGGGGAGCCCGGACAATCCGTTCCGGGTGCCCCGGCGGGAGCCCGGCACCCGGGGGCCGGTCCCGATCGGCGGTCTCGTGTTCCTGTTCGCGCTGATCGCGGGCGGTCTGGGCACGGGGCTGAGCTGGGACTCGCACCCGCTCGGCACGAGCCTGCAGTTCGGTCTGGCCGCCGCGCTCGCGGTGTTCGGGCTGGGCATCCTGGTCAGCTCGTTCCTCGGCCGGACCGGGTTCGGCACGGTCATGCTGGCGATGATCACGGCCGTTCTGCTGGCGGGCGCCTCCGCGCTGCCCAAGGAGATCTCCACGCAGTGGATGCGCGAGAGCTGGCGCCCGACCTCGGCGTCCGCCGTCCGGCCCGACTACCACCTGGGCACCGGGGTGGCCCGGCTGGACCTCACCGGGGTCACGGTCCCCCGGGGCGACACCGTCACGACGAAGGTGGACGTCGGGGCCGGCCGCGTGGTCGTCGTCGTACCGGAGGAGGTGACGGTGGAGGTGGCCGCGCGGGCGAACCTCGGGGACATCTCGCTGCCGGACAGCCGCCCCGCCGACGCCCCGGCCGAACAGCAGATCGACGTGAACATCAGGCCGTCGCAGAACGAGCACCGGACGCTGCCCCCGGCCCCGGGCAGCAAGCCGGCCGGCACGGTCGAGCTCACTCTCGAAGTCGGCATCGGACAGGTGGAGGTCACCCGTGCTGCGTCATGA